A region of the Kribbella sp. NBC_01245 genome:
CCTTCGACTTCTCCCCTGCCCTCATGATCGGGCGGCTTTCGGGTCACCTTCGTGGCCGTACCCGTACTTATCTGCGCGGCTGCTTCCGTAGTGCCGTCGGGCAACGTCCGGAGCGGTTCGTCGTCGACGCGAGCGGCCTGGTGACCTGCGATGCCGGCGGCCTGGCGGCTCTCAGAGCGGCGCTCGAGTTCACCGGCACCTATGCGCCCCCCGTCGCCGTCGCCGGACTGACCCCGGTCTATCAGCGAATGCTGGGCCTGATGCGAGCGGACCAGACGGAGGGCGAGATCGCGGCGTGCGCGACGCTGGCCGAAGCTGTCCGGCAGGTCCTGGCGAACCCGCCTCCCGCGACCGCAGAGGCCGACGTGTTGCTAGCCGAGGTCCGTAATCTGCACCGTGGAATGCTCACCCGGAGCTCCATCGAACAGGCCAAAGGCGCCCTGATGGTCGTCTACGGTATCGACCCTGACACTGCCTTCGCGATGTTGTCGTGGTACTCCCGCAACGGCAGTCTGCCCCTGCACGATCTCGCCGCTCAGCTACTGACGGCACTGAGAGAGCGGGCGCCTGAAACCCTGGGTATGGTGCGGATGGACGCCTTGCTGGCAGACCTGGCGCACCGCCCTCCGCAGACGGCGGACGGTGCGCCGGAGCTCTCAGCCGGCTAGCTGCCGGAGCCAGCCTGGCGGACGTTACCCGCCGCGTCGCGGCCCTGCTCGGCCATCGACTCCGCGGCCTGCTTACCTTCGTCGCCAACGGTGCCTGCCGCGTCCCGGGCACTCTCCTTGACGTGCTGAGCGGCCTCCTGGACCGGCTCAGCCATCTCCGACTTCATTTCCTGGGCAAGGCCAACGGCCTCTTCCTTGAGCGGTTCCTTCACCTTCACGGCGAGCTGTTCCTCGCGGTCGGAGGCCGGGGCCAGAGTGGACAACAGCCACCCCGTGGCGAAGGCGATCGCCCCAGCGGCCAGCGGCGCTCCCTGGGTCTGGCGGCGAGCCACCTCGGGCGCACTCTGGATCGCCGAACCGACGGTCTGGCCCGCGTCGGAGACGGACGACATGGCCGAACCGGTGCTGTCACCGACCGACGAGGCCGCACCCATCACCCGGTCGCGGGCCCGGCTGACCATGCCACGGGCCGCGCGGGTCCGCCGGTGCATGATCTGGCTCGGGCTCATCTTGTCGCTCAGCGCGTCGACATCCCGGCCGACCTCATGCCGGGTCCGCTCGATATCGCGCCTCAGTTGTTCCGTGCTGTCAGCCACTTCGCATCCTCCTTCATCGAGTCGACCGTCTGGTCCGGCTTAGGGTCGACCTGCCGCAGCCGTTGTCTGCCGACCTGGAACAGGACCGCGCCGGCGATGCCCCAGACGGCCGTCACG
Encoded here:
- a CDS encoding ANTAR domain-containing protein, coding for MNPSDPAKAQPPARFDRVVTRGPGLDVTFDFSPALMIGRLSGHLRGRTRTYLRGCFRSAVGQRPERFVVDASGLVTCDAGGLAALRAALEFTGTYAPPVAVAGLTPVYQRMLGLMRADQTEGEIAACATLAEAVRQVLANPPPATAEADVLLAEVRNLHRGMLTRSSIEQAKGALMVVYGIDPDTAFAMLSWYSRNGSLPLHDLAAQLLTALRERAPETLGMVRMDALLADLAHRPPQTADGAPELSAG
- a CDS encoding DUF3618 domain-containing protein — its product is MADSTEQLRRDIERTRHEVGRDVDALSDKMSPSQIMHRRTRAARGMVSRARDRVMGAASSVGDSTGSAMSSVSDAGQTVGSAIQSAPEVARRQTQGAPLAAGAIAFATGWLLSTLAPASDREEQLAVKVKEPLKEEAVGLAQEMKSEMAEPVQEAAQHVKESARDAAGTVGDEGKQAAESMAEQGRDAAGNVRQAGSGS